The following proteins are co-located in the Mobula hypostoma chromosome 4, sMobHyp1.1, whole genome shotgun sequence genome:
- the LOC134345201 gene encoding zinc finger protein 639-like has product MSESGKRKRRKSLNPSRYSGFDSTVEDEWESSPEYCTHSNDSQDLYMTVRPINTVLKGTNKRQCGIENWSLFNDQDGKFNAYHSEQSISLSNKHQDDTTESSISDGSERRDKSPCMGILYQHKWPLRKPSCDGLYSCEHCDFNSKYPLELKQHVILRHTDTLSNVCPVCKREFLTYSLLHKHLQAHETDEPSACQLCSHSAENPKELELHVADAHVGEYLYWCEQCNIHFCSTSDLHLHLQQHDGDEEYLCQFCEYGTDDATELHGHVLAEHAYSLMEMNDTSEDGLHGAAGFLSKVSFDRDRNFFICQSCGYRSRLFANVNRHVAIEHARFFPFVCDDCGKGFCNTAEYDKHLNLHSSQEIYLCQYCDYSTEQIANLQAHIDVGHTAALPYKCEMCMLRFTSNSELMWHLAKHKQNNEQLCYQVYD; this is encoded by the exons ATGAGCGAAAGTGGCAAGAGGAAGAGAAGGAAGAGTTTAAACCCCTCGCGTTATTCAG GGTTCGACTCCACAGTTGAAGATGAATGGGAAAGCAGTCCTGAATACTGTACACATTCAAATGATTCACAAG ACCTTTATATGACAGTGAGACCAATAAACACTGTTTTGAAAGGAACTAACAAGAGGCAGTGTGGGATTGAAAACTGGAGCCTTTTTAATGACCAAGATGGAAAATTCAACGCCTACCACTCTGAACAGAGCATTTCTCTCTCCAATAAACACCAAGATGATACCACAGAAAGTTCAATTAGTGATGGTTCAGAGAGACGGGACAAATCTCCTTGCATGGGAATTCTTTACCAGCACAAGTGGCCTCTGCGAAAACCGTCCTGCGACGGACTCTACAGCTGCGAGCACTGCGACTTCAACAGCAAGTACCCGCTGGAGTTGAAGCAACATGTTATTCTCAGGCACACCGACACTCTGTCCAACGTCTGCCCAGTCTGCAAGCGTGAATTCCTGACGTACAGTCTGCTCCACAAGCACTTGCAGGCCCACGAGACAGACGAGCCAAGTGCTTGTCAGCTGTGCAGCCACAGTGCTGAAAACCCAAAGGAGCTAGAGTTACACGTGGCAGATGCCCATGTCGGTGAGTATCTGTACTGGTGTGAGCAGTGCAACATTCACTTCTGCAGCACCAGTGATCTCCATCTTCATCTGCAGCAACACGACGGCGATGAGGAGTACCTCTGCCAGTTCTGTGAGTACGGTACGGATGATGCTACTGAGTTGCACGGCCATGTCCTTGCTGAACATGCGTACAGCCTCATGGAGATGAATGACACCTCCGAAGACGGACTTCACGGAGCAGCTGGCTTCCTGAGTAAAGTGAGCTTTGACCGGGACCGAAATTTCTTTATATGTCAGTCCTGTGGCTACAGGAGCCGGCTGTTCGCCAACGTCAACAGGCACGTAGCGATCGAACATGCTCGATTCTTTCCATTCGTATGCGACGATTGCGGAAAGGGGTTTTGCAACACGGCGGAATATGACAAACACTTGAACTTGCACTCGTCTCAGGAGATTTATTTGTGCCAGTACTGCGATTACTCTACGGAGCAAATTGCAAACCTTCAAGCACACATCGATGTGGGCCACACTGCAGCTTTACCGTACAAATGTGAGATGTGCATGCTGAGATTTACAAGCAACAGTGAGCTCATGTGGCACCTTGCTAAACACAAACAGAACAATGAGCAACTATGCTATCAGGTTTATGACTAA